Genomic segment of Arachis stenosperma cultivar V10309 chromosome 4, arast.V10309.gnm1.PFL2, whole genome shotgun sequence:
TATGACAGATGAACTTGGCGACTTCTCCTACGAGCTCAAGTTATCTCTTTTCCAGCTTGGAATTAGTCCCCAGATATTTGCGTCTATTATTATGCAGGTATAGTGCTCCTTTCGTGTCTTTTTAGTGTTTGGAATTTTGCTATTTTGCACCATCACGGTAGTATTCTGCATGAAACTCGTGATGTTCATCTTTTCACACAAAGTAGACCTTTGAAGAAGTTTGTCACCATAGTTTCTAATTGAAGAAATATTTGATTTATAGATTAGTATCTTATAAAAGATAGTTATTTCTGTTATTACTATCACTACTTCTTGGAAGTACTTGATTGTAAATAGAATTGAGGTTGATCAGATgctgcatttttcttttatatgcTATAGCAAGTACACTTTTTTAACCTCATTTCTGAATTTTGGCCTCGTATGAATCATATTTATATACAAGATAATGCTGTCCAGGTACTGTGTCATGTTATTCCTTCTCTAGTAAAGCTCCGCAAAGAAGGTTTGGATGGACACGAGAAGATTAAGAGTTATATGTGTGTGCCTATTTATCCATCTTGAGCAGTGAGATAATTTCTTGCTACACAATGTTTTTCTTATTCTCTTGATATTCTTCATGATCTATTAACTTTCAAATACGAAATGTTATACACATTTCAGATGGTGGATGTCATTTGGCTTTGCAATTTCGGAAGCTTTTATAATATCTTGCCACTCGCTTCCATATTCAATCTATGCCGCCAGCCAATGGTAATATGTATAGAAGAATAATTTTCCAAGctatatttcaatttcaatcatTGTACAAAGAATTCAATCATCAGTGTTTTCCTTTCAAGTTGATATCATAAGTAAGGCTAATTAGATTATTTTCcaagtatttttaattttgattcctcTCTGTATCTCTAAACATTTTTAATCATTAGTGCACATATGTGGTGCTTGCCATGGGCCATATTGCATTATTAGATTGGTTTCAAAATTCAGTTTTATTCATTATTGAATGCTTTACAATATCTCAGTCTCTTTACTGGTTTGCCATTTTACACAATCATAACGATGGTGTAACTACATTTTTTCTAAATTCAAATTATGCCGGATTAGATATATTTCTTTCTTAAACATGTTTATCATTGCAGCGTCAAACATGTATTGGTGACAACCTGTTTGTTGGTTTGCGGTGCAATGACTATTACATGGATCTGTGACACTATATCAGAATCTGGATTTGGTATTCTTTCTTACCTTGAAGCTGTTACTTTAGCGTCCTTGGTTGGAGTTGTCTAAGCTAGAATTCAAAGGGTGACCAGAGTCTGGAGCAAATGACGGGAAAATTTATTAATTGCATCAACTATGTGCTTGTAGAAACTAACATGAGTTATTTGCTATTCAATCGAGTTTTCTTATTAGTTGAGTCATTTAGATCTCAATCCATACATGACAGAAAACAACTTGTTAATCATGCACTTTTGTAGTTTTTCTCCTGTTTGCAATTTTTGTGGTAGGTTTTATCCCCCCCTTctttccccttctttcttttctcttataaatATTTGTGTATATAATAGTTAATGATTACTCACCCCAGAGGGCTACATATAATTTGTACAGGATGCTGGTTGTGACCTCCAATCATATGCCATTGTAACTTTTTTGTGTAATTGAAAGATACTTGTATGCTATAATTGCCATTCTTTTGGTTGAATTCAGTGCTAGTTAGATGTTACACGGTATCCAATCACCCCAGGTGAAATGCTAGTAGTTTGTTTTACTAAATTGGATTGAAAAGAGAAAATTGTTACAAACTGATGGCAGCCTACCTTTTTCAGTCAACTTTTGCCATCCCCTCAAATTGTAGTTTAAAAATCAGTTTTTATCAAAGCCTTTAAATTTAAGAGAttgaggggggggggggggggggatggTATTTCCTGTGGAAAAAATGGTAGAATATTGCTTGTCATTTGGTCGTGAGTGGAAGAAGCCCGTGCTGCAGAAACCCCAAAAAGGAGAGAAAGATCTTAAGGAGTCTAATAGTTAGATTTTGCAATCATTAAAAAGGTTAATGTTCCAATGGTTTGACTATACATGATTCCTAGTATATGATCGAGGCATTGTTTGATCCATATAGTCATCCCTACTTAGTGGGACAATACTATTTTGTTGTTGGTAATTTGTTAAGTATCTAAGGAAAGTGGAAAACCACACCTTAAAAGCTAGCTGTTAAGGGGGAAGAACCACTCTCCTTATATACAACGTCAAGCATCCCATACTACTCGATGTGGGACTTTGAGCACCCATAATACCCAAGTCCCTAACATAATTCTGTCACAAACTTTATTATTTACAATACCTTATTTATCCCTTTTCATAGTCATCTTGCTAGTTTGTTACACATAAAATTGTAGAAATTCTTGAATTGCTGATTAGTTGTGTTGTTCAGCATATAAGTTCATAAATAGTAATCAATTCAGCAATGTTAATTTAGCCATTCTGTTTCAGATCACCATTTTGTTTCTTTACCAAACTAATGAAAGGATGTGCAGATTTTGGTTATTCCTTTAGTTATGTTCAATATATCTCTACTTTATCATTCAATTGATTCTTGCTGTGACCGAGACTGCTTTCTTCAGGTCAAGGTTCATCTCTCATCATATGTGTGGGAATACTCACGGGTTACGTGGAGACGCTACACAAAATGATCACTCAGCTTTCCGGTACATGACAAGATGCAAATCAAAGCTTTGATATTTTGttcctttgtgtttttctagTTGTCAAGCTTAAATTTTGTTGTGGAGCTCCGGTAAATTGGGGATAAAACCTTGACTGAAAGCTAACGATCCCCTTATCACTGGGATTAGGGGAAGTTCCATTTGAGCTACAGCTCATTGGATTCAAAGTTATATATATCAGGTGCCTAGAAGAATGTATCATCATGGTTATCTCTaaagaataaacaaaaaagaaaagaaaaatgaccAAAAGGATGATAAATAGATAATTTTGGATGAATGTTTTACCACTAACTGATAATGAGGACCAAAAGAGTTTAAGATATCAGTTGTAACTTGTAATGTGGAATTTGTTTAAACTGGAATTCAGTTTAGCCTGTAGTACCTTGTGTTGATGTTTTACGGATgtgatataatttttatatctaGTTAATTAAATATCATGGAATAAACACTATCTTTTTGAGTAATATCTCTTGATATTGCAGTGAATGGTCTGGGTGGTGTGACTTGGTGCCAATATCTGCTTGCAGTGTTGGGTATTTTCACCATAGTTACTATGTGGGCAGTTGTGGTAACTGAAAGTTGCAGGAAAGTAAAGCTTCAGTACTATGGTTTCAAACTTGCTTCTGCTGCAAGGTAATGGTTGAAACTTTGCTGCACCTGAAAAGTCTAGATAATCATGATTTTGGAGTTCTGATATTCATCACTTAaaatttttctcaatttttatATGGTTGATTATTAATGGGGGAAGTTGTTCCATTCCTCTAGTTGAGAAAATGACTATTTTATTGTCTTCTGTTGTACCTTCATTGGCATAGGTATTGACAGTATATTGGAGTATTGGACTAATTTATTTTGTAGAATTAATTTCATATATACTTATGTCATTCTGAAGGATTAACTGATACTTGAGTGTACTGATGTATAATTGACTTTTCATTTCTTACTATGTTGAACAGGGAGCAATCACCAATTACTGAAGTCGAACCGTATATTCCTTTCAATATTAATCCATCTGGAATGCAACCTGTTCTTACTACCTCTTACCTCTTAGCATTTCCAAGTATTCTAGCCAGGTCTGTGCACGCTCGTTTTTAGCTTGACAACATTGCAGGTTAAATCTTGCTTTTGCTATCTTCtttctccccccccccccctcttttTTATGTGTGTGCGGCGCATGCTATGTTGCATATTGATTTACTATTTTCTAGTGATTTGCATTCTCTAATATAGCTTTTATTTATAGTCTGCTTCAATCACGTTTCTGGGAGCACGTAAAGGAGATATTGAACCCTGAAAATTCTGTTGGTGCTGAGCCATGGGTTTACTATTCAATTTATGCTCTTTTTGTCTTCCTATTCAATATATTTGATATTGTAAGTTTCTTTTTGCTGATATGAGTTTCCGTTTGCATTTTCAGTAGTTTCTTGTGATATAAACTTAAAGttttatgaaaataataaaatacagtGAAAAGTTTATAGATATGCCGTGTATAAAGCAGATTCCAGTCCGAAATTATAACATTAGAGAAAAGTCAGCTCTTCAATTTCCTTGGATTACTAAAATGAGTTTTTTCAAATTATCTGTTGAAGGTCTCAAACTATGGAATGTCTTGTGCTACTAGTCTACTACTTATTCCAGTTATGACATTTTCAATGCAATTTAGTAATGTGTATTAGCAGTCTAGTGGTAAGACTTTGGTTATtcatgttgttgttgttgtcttAATTTGTTGATCTCTTAGTTTGAGGTGTCATTTAACTGTGTCATAATATGTTATGATTATCAGAATGGATTCCATCTGTCTTATGACATTTTATTGTTCTTTGTCACAGGCTAACCTGCCAAAGGAAATTGCTGATTACTTAAATAAGATGGGTGCAAGAATACCAAACATAAAGCCTGGAAAGGCTACTATAGAATACCTAATAAAGATTCAGGCATCCACACGATTTTGGGGTCTGTCATTGATTAGAAAGACTTGACATTTTTCGTTAGTTTAATCCACTCTTAATATTGTTAGATTTTGGTCTTCTATCTTGTGGAACTTTTGCAGGGGGACTGCTGTTAAGTGTATTGGCCACTACATCTACTATTCTTGATCACCATTTACGGCGCATCAATGCTGGATTTGCTATTGGTTTTACCTCAGTTCTAATTATTGTAAGTACAAGAAGGGTGCATTTACTTGTACTTTTATTGTACCTGGAATGCAAACTCATCAGTATACAACCAAGAAACAAATTTGTGCCTGCTTAATCTGGCTTGAAT
This window contains:
- the LOC130974192 gene encoding preprotein translocase subunit SCY2, chloroplastic, translated to MHFSEISPPMEVATRFSSQNHFHPHSFFTKPNVKLPVRQAHRIQCFRIRCNGPRFHLNTTHFPSLNRSRCLKSYRKLSVNVSNGVRGEHRYVDELSNKEIIPMHSGNDGEAIVAAPGGDDCRTPPFRRKTFKNKFLNFVRFSSVINDAAESFFKSEIRRRLFVTAVLIVVSRIGYFIPLPGFDRRLIPQDFLSFASGSVDELGDFSYELKLSLFQLGISPQIFASIIMQVLCHVIPSLVKLRKEGLDGHEKIKSYIWWMSFGFAISEAFIISCHSLPYSIYAASQCVKHVLVTTCLLVCGAMTITWICDTISESGFGQGSSLIICVGILTGYVETLHKMITQLSVNGLGGVTWCQYLLAVLGIFTIVTMWAVVVTESCRKVKLQYYGFKLASAAREQSPITEVEPYIPFNINPSGMQPVLTTSYLLAFPSILASLLQSRFWEHVKEILNPENSVGAEPWVYYSIYALFVFLFNIFDIANLPKEIADYLNKMGARIPNIKPGKATIEYLIKIQASTRFWGGLLLSVLATTSTILDHHLRRINAGFAIGFTSVLIIVGSLIELRRSYQAYNVMPSLSNALKRYGV